The Buteo buteo chromosome 1, bButBut1.hap1.1, whole genome shotgun sequence sequence CTAACCTGATACACACTGAGCAGCACCATCTTCACAAGTGGTCTTAagtattttcatgaaaagaaagTGCTAATGTCTCATGCTATGTTGTACTTTTATAAATACAGTGGGTGTGCCTTCATATGGTCACACATAATCTTGggcattcttttaaaataaccttCCCAAGCCTTGACTGACTTCCATAATCCTTGAAACAAGTAATAATTCCTTTGTGATTCACAGCTGATATCAAAGGAACATGATGATCAATCTTGGTCTGCAAATAAGAGGAACTCTACCTAGAGCACTCCCTGTGTGTGTAGTGAAGGCACTAGCTGCTTTGGTACCTAGATCATAGCTGTCTTCAGCTGAGCTCTGTGAATGCTCCTCCAACCACTGTCAGAGAAGAGGTGCGGTTtatttggttgggttttttttaaagaaaaaagccaggCTCTGGAGCTAGTCATCACTAACTATGAAAGAGTGTAGCTCAGCAGTGGGTACCCATCCTGTAAGCACTTTATTCAGtccagctgcctggcagaacTTAGTGGCTAAAAATACTAAACTTGGATCTTACTGCTGATCACTTTAAGTTGCTTGTTTTGAAGGCTGGATCCCCAGTTTCCAAGAAGATGGATGCTGTGCCTAAGGCTTGGTGGGGTCCCACAGCTGTTTGGTATGATCAGCAGGGCTCTTCACTGCCTTCCCTTATTACCAGCTGTGCAGTCTCATCCTCCTGTGCACTCACTGGGGCTTGTCTCAGCCCATGAAGAAGGTAGTTCAGAGAGCTTAACCAACACAGACACtaacttatttttgtttcatttcctgaaGTAGCCCACAGCAGGTTCTAATGAACACCCCTGCTGACATGTAGAAGGGGTAGGAATGTTCAGCTGGGCAGGAAGATGTCTCAGTTTGCTTGAATTTATGCCCTCCCTTGGTTGCATGACATGGGAGATGCCCCAGCTGCCTTACTCTGGATGTTCTAGGTCCTGTAAGGCTTGTGTGACCTTGCAACCAGGAACCAGGTTGAGAACCAGGAACCTCCAGTTTAAGCTACTCAGacttgtatttttctgctttttggtcTGTATTGCACCTCTGGCAATGCTCAAAGCCCCAGCAGAGGTGAGGCGTCCCTGCTGTCTCTGTGGGATGTCATAAATGGCACTGACACTGTTACAAGTGAGTAGACAAGAAATGGGGTTTTTAACACTAAAAGTTTATTGCACTGTGAGCCAGTGACAGAATTGAGCCCACAAACACTGTCTGCctaatttcatatttttctattgCATTTTGCGGGGGCAATGCATCCTCTCTTTCCCACtcctgggttgttttttttttcctttttctgtatttaatctTCTGCAGGAATTGGGGTTACTTGCCCTCCCCAAATCTCAGAAGTTTCTCTGGGAGAAGCTGCATCACATTCTTGGTTTAGGGCCAACAGAGCTGTTCTAGAAATTGAGAGAGAGCTTGGGGAATGCCTTCTGTTTATCTTCAATAGTGTGGagttcctgtgctgcttctcctgcctctttCTTTTAGCAGGACCATTCCTGTGTGTGCCTTCAGCAACCAGCTTGCTTTCAGAACACTGGGTCCTCTGCAGTGCGCGTCTGCCTGACAAATGGCTTCAGTTTCCCTCGAGTTTGGGTCACAAAGTAATCGATAACATCCTGAAGGCTTGGGAGTGTCACCTGtttcaccaaaaccaaaaaacacccagacaaacaaacaaaaaaaccaaaaccaccaaataAAACATGCTACCTGAGTTGagaatacattttcaaaaaatctgctggcaggctggaaCCCCTAGCAACATTTCTCAAACAACTGGTACTGGATTTACAGTCAGCATTTGGATGCAGTGAGGTCTAGGGCAGCCCGCTGCAATCGATGTTAACATTTTGACCCTTGAACATATAACTCCTTCCCTTCCATCAAATGAGTAAACAAACCAGAAGTGAGATTGCTCTCTGCACTGTTATGCTCTTCGATGATGGCTGATGCTTTTTTCAGCAGATGGTGTAACAGCAGATGCTTTTTCAAACCCAATAGGATGTTTCTCAGGCCATGAGTTAAACATGTCTTAAgtggaagaaaactgttttaaacCAAATAATAGGGTCCATACAGTCTTGCTCACACTTCAACTAaggtaattttatttctcaaagttACATGGAGTGCATTTTGAACTTCCTCTAGCTGCAATAAGAGCTCAGTTTTCATACTTAGTACTGAAGCCtgagttgaaaaaaaataaaaagaattgagCAATCTTGGGTGTTTTGTGAGTggtttgacttttatttttgttagaaGATGctgatatgttttttttttttctatatttctagttcttaaaaaaacaacttgtaCTTTGAGATCAGGTTAGTTGGACTAACAGGAGAGGTGAACTCTCCACATAGTTTGCTTTGATTCACAAATTACAGTTAGGAATTTACTAGGGCTTTTCTAATTTTCTGCAAAGTGCTATTTCTTAACACCTGCTTAAGAATCTTCAACAAGGGAATTTACTCACCGGTCTTTCCAATTGGACAATGTAACTTGTTCCTGTGGACATCACTTTGTAGTGCTTTAAGTGTGGggcactgaaagaaaatgaaagttgaTATGCTGcctgaaatgaaatacttttgaTGTATAGTTGTCATTATAAACTCCTCTGTGGGGGCAATGGGTGTGCTTTGTAATATCCCCAGAGCTTACTGAAGTGTGTggcagggtttgtttttttcccattttagtttagaaacactgaaaactgcAAATGTAATTCCTGGTGTCTCAGATGCTTCTTGTTCTGAAGTTCTGCAAAAGCTAAAACATGGCAATTCACTCGAAATATGTTTGGATTAAGTTACTGTTTGAAAATACTTGTctcattttttgttgttcattttaCAAAGGGGTACAGCTTGTtccattttcattctgtgtgATGATTTCTTAAACTGAGTAGGGTCTCATGGCAAACAGGAGAAGCCCATTTACCCAAGGAAATGGGCTTTTGCTGGCTGATCTTTATTGCTCCTTTGTATCTTTATTGCTTCTTTGTTACAATCTAACtggctttggaggaggagggaacCAAGAAATCGGTCTCAGGCCTGCCCCTGCtgcctcattttcctttctcaaaatAGCCTGAAGACAAGGCATGTGTTTCACTTGTCAACTCTGGGTATTAAGAATTCAGTTTTTAATACAGCGTATACTAGTTAAGACTGAGATAATATATCATGGAATCAACCTACTCCAGCTCGTGTCGGATAGTGATTGCGTAGTTCTTGCTGTCGCTGCTGGGACGCAGGATTAAATTCCCACATGAAGGGTTCTTTTCTAACATCTCTTTTGCTTCTTGCCAAGACACTGCATAGAAACACCTTCATAGAAGGGATGAGAGAAACGGCATGAATGTGAGTTACACTGGCAAGACCATGTCATTCTGAGCTGCATGAAGCGATGTGGTCTACCAGGCTAACACCTCTTCATAATGCTAGGCTTATCCAGGGTAACTAGCCATGGCTGCCAAGAGGCATGACATCTGAGGGACTCTTGCTCATTAATGCTACTATAAGAGCATAATTCAGGACAGCAGTGCTTTGGCCCTCTGAGAGAGAAAGTGAAGCTTTTGTACAGGTATGATGCTTTCTGGACACTTGGAAAGAATGTCAGAAGAATAACCTGGATTTATCTTGAATTTCTCAATGGTAATCAGCATTTTCTCAAAAGGGCAGATACAGCAGCCCAACATGTggctttctgaaaagttttttaaGCACAGCAATATGCTGCACGTGGCCTTTTCAGAACAAAAGGCATGTAGGAAAGCTGCAGGAATAATCTTTCTCTTAGGAAATCCCTACAAAGGTCTTAAGGTAGATTTTGTTCATTTAATGTTATAAAAACCTTGTGCAACAGCTGAATTTTGAACCTCTGCATGGAAATAATACTTTGAAAGAAGGGAAGGCTCTTTAGTCAGGTTGGGGTTTGCATAGTTCAGTGACAGCTTACGCTGGCATAGTGTTCAATGTACTGCTGGGTGGGCTTTTGCTGTTCAAGGATGCGCTGGAATGGTTGTTAAGCAtaatccttcttttcttttccttctctagcaCTTCATGCATTCTTGTAAGTTGCCCAGGTAGTAATGACTCATCTGGTGGAACAGACAGCTGAAAATGAACAGcgtaattgaaaagaaaatgaaagagtgGACAAACATTGTGAGGAATCGTTCCTGTGTGTGCATCATAATTAATCTCTGAGTGCAGCTGTGCAGAAATCTTTCTTACCTGCTTGGTTTAAGCAGCTGTGATAATCCAGAAGGTTTGGATATGCCTCTGCTTTGGATAAAATGTTGCACATGTGTTTTTGTTAGAATAGTGAAATAAGGATATCTGTGTCCTGATTTAGAAAAGATGTGTGTTGACGGAAGTGGAAATTATGTAAGAATCCACAACGGGATTTTGCAGTTGCTATACTGCGAAAGACTGTCCAAATGTAATTTAACCTGTTTCAGCCATCCTCAGCTATTTAAGTGATTCAACTAGGCCAGTGTCATTTATGAACAAGCTTCGTTTATTTTTCCACTGGTCATTATCAAAGAGGGTCTTGCTATTTTCAAAGTGCATTTAGCTAAGAAGAATAGTAGAATAAAACACAAGGCTAAGGGCTTCTCCAAAATGTGCAGTTTGGCCACTTCTTTGGTTATGTCTTTATCCTGTGATAAAGACCTAGAGAGTTGTCTCGGAGCAGGCTCCCTTTTTCACAACTGCAGGGGACGGACTTGTGCTAGAAGTCTTTTCCTTCCTGGACAGCAGACAGTGGTTTGGGAACTGTGTCTGAATAGTTACCATGGCAGAGTGTGTATTGCAGATGCACTGGGGTTAAATCAGCCTGAATTTTGCtctcctcaggaaaaaaaaaaaagaaaaagcaaaaccaacaaaacccctcAACAGTTTAGTGTGTGCAAACACCTTAGAATCAAGGCTTTGTGCCTGTGGAAGCCAACTTCTGGCATGCATGAAGACAAAACCCCTTACAGACACTTTTGACATGAAGTGAGATATAAAACTCTTCCATACCTTTGTTACAGTGAGAATAAAACCCTTCCATTCTTTCCCACATTCACAATCATTAGcctgagagaacagaaaatgatgGTGTAAGAACGActacagcaacaacaaaaaaagtatatttcatGTAGAAGCCTCAAATAACTCTCACCCTTTTAGAAGTGTCATGCCTGGAAATGAGCTCCCTGCCAAGTTACAACACACTGAAACCCTGCACTTCCCCAGTACTTCATGTTCAATTAGAGGGAGAGGACAGAGGTGGGAaggtaaaaaaattcatacGCTCTCTTGGAGTAAAAGGAGAAGGTTATGTGGATCCAAGGAGGCCATGCTAAGGAGATAGGTGAGTCTCAAGTATAAAACCTAGAAGGATAGTTACTGAGCACCACAGTCTGTATGGCTTCTGAATGGTGGGGTGTTCAGATGCTTTATCCCCTTCTTGGTTTTATAGGTGACATGGGCCTGTCAGCGTGATACTTCCTAGTTTCTCTTGGGTGTTTTCTTGTGCAATTCTGCTCGTTCCATATTCCCAGGTACTCCTGAGAAAAACTTATGATGGCTCGAGGGGCGGTTTCCCTGGCGTTAAGTTCCTTTGCCCtacctccctctctgcctgccttttGGTGCTGCCCGGCTGCAGGCTGTACGCTCGCTTAGATGTCAAGACGGCAGCTCTACTCCCACACCAAAATGGAGCTCTGAATATCTGTATGAGATAAAGTATTGAGTGGCTTATAAATCACAGTCTTCCTCTTTTTACCTTCAGTTCTACTTCCTCATTTGACAGCATCAGGATGAACTGTCCAGAGCCATTTTCATCTGGATAAACATTGGTTGCTGAAGCCAAAGTTGATATGTCTAATTTCTGTGAGTActaaggagggggaaaaagagaaatagcaCAAGTTgtaattttcacaaaaaatcTAGCTGCTCTCCAAAGGAAtttgtttagaagaaaatagattgaaactttttttttttttgctagaagtTGGGTTAAGTTAACTGACAGATGAGCCAAAGCTCAGTCCTTTGCTTCTGCTTACAGAAGCTCTTCTCACCAACAACGtacttgctgtatttttcccaTCCTAATCTTCATAATCACAAACAGATGAAATCCAGGAGACCTCCCTGAGTATTTGCTTTGTGACTCCAACTAAACCCTCAGCCAGAGTACACGATAATGATACCAAGGACTTTCTCCTCAGCTGCATAAAGGAAAGTCATATTACACACCACAATAATTTTACCCTTGTGTACAGCTGAGGAAAAAGGACTTGGTAAAATTATGGAGCAATATGGATACATTTGTAGCTCAGATGCcaaaaaaatactccttttttgttttgatgagGCAAACTAATATGCTATACTTTGTTTCacactgttggttttttttatctcagTCTTTCTGTTACAATGTTCAGTACTATTTTTTTGGACTATACAGATGAGAGAGGAAAGGGTACTGAGAGGTGTCAGGAGTACATAAGGATTACTTGAACATAATTGATGCACTTAATCAGATGGGTAGTTACATACATAGCACATTACTCACTGTTGGGGCTTTCTTATCATCATAAAGGAAGAGCATAGTTCCTCTGAGTTCTGTCCAATACACTCTAAATTCCTGTTGGAAAGGAGGAAGTGTCAGTTTGTGAACACAATCTTTTCTGTTCCGACAAAATGCTGAAAGTGAAAGAACTGCTAAGGAAAAACTGTGTCATCACATGttagttttcagtattttaaagatcATTAAAGAGCAAGTATGTATTTTGCAGGCAGTTTATGCAAAAAAAGTTCAGTAAGTAATTCTTTACAGGCAAAAAGATATATGGGCTCTAGGCTTTATTTTCTAGTATCCTAATCCAGCATGGACCTAGAAAACTTTTAActaatttaaatgctttaaacaTTTGTCAACGGTTTGTCAAAACAATTTAAAGGGGGTACGTAATGGaagtcaaatatattttaaatggcacTTTAGAATCTTGCTCTCCCTAAAAGGCATACAAGTGGAAAATAGTGCAAGATGAACATGTGTAAAGACTCCAATCTTCTGAACACCATTCTCTTGAAGTGCCTACTTGCATTGAATTTTGATCCTGCCAGTTTACTTGCTATAGGGAGAAGATTATGGAGCTTGATGGTAGTCTGACCTATTAACTGGACTTCTTGCATTCGAAGTGGTATTTTACATGCTTTGTCTTTAAATTATGACTATGGCAAGTACAATTGCCCGCTTCTTCTAACTGTTCCCTAATCAGTCATGCAAGAGTGACAAGaaaggtttttctgttttcatgtgcCCCTGATACCCTGAGAACTATAGTGGTTATGGGACACTCAGTTGGGAAAGCAacttctgtaaaacagaaactgTTCGGTTTTCAGTTTACTTacctgttttgtgtttgttgtttggttttggggggggtggggtgtttttgtttggttcttggttttgtgggggttttttttgaggcgGGGGTTTAAAACACAGTCacaaaaactgggaaaagaaataatttgtgaaGTCTGACAGGTCATAGAAATTACAGTGAGCAACATTCCCTAGACTATCCTGTAGGTGATCCTTGCTCTTTACCCTGCTAGCTCCTAACTAGTCTTTCTGGTGGTTTCTGTCAAATTACTAGTGTAAAATTTCTATAGCATTCAGCCTCTGGACCCCAACCTCTGAACACTGCAGTGTTGTGTTAAGGTGAATGTCCTTGTTAAACCATCTGTCCTTGGCAAAGTTAATGAAGGCTGTAAATACTTGCTGTGGTATGGGCCTGGATGTCATGCGAAATTTTTGAACTGTACCTTATGAACTGGGCTTTCTGCTCTATGGAAATGTAGTAATAGTAGTTGCTGAGGAGTACTTGTTATAGCCAGGAGTATGTTTTTCTCTTGGGTGTCTGGTCTCTCAAAAGTGATAATACACCTCATCAGTCCCATATAAGTCTCTTCAGATTGGCTGTGTATTATTGCTTTGCCCTGTTAGGTTTTGTTATTCCAGTATGGTAGTTACTGAATTTCAgaaggaaggatttttcagggggaaaaaaaggttttatgtAAAAGGATATAAATAAAGGAACGTAACAGAGAGCTTTATTAAGCTTGCAGCTGTTCTCCTGCTAGATACAACGAAGTAATGCATTAATAATTTCTAGTGCTGCAGAAGAATTAATAGTAAAATTATTAGTctacttttttgtttcatgGAGTTCCTGTTTTCTGTGGTACCTGGTTGATTCTGTGTTTGTGAACCACTATGCTATTTTGGTCTCTCATTTTCTCTACTCCGTCTGTGCTTCTCCATCTACAGAGATGTGAGTGTAGGTAGGGTAAAATTTACTTTGTAACCCTCAATACAGGCACTGTCATTATCAAGTGCTAAGAAAGGGCAATCAGCTTGACTAGGGACGTGCTCTGAACATACATGCTATTGTAACATACACAAGCATGTAGGCGTTTACAGATTTGCGTCTTAAATAGTTATCTTGGGTCAAAAAAACTCCACTCTTATTTTCCGTTAGTCCATGTATCTTAAATCATCAGCCCTTActaataagaataaaaaagatgtAGAGAATCTCATATATACCTCAGGTGGCATGTTACTGAAGACTTCGGGATGGATACTGTTCTCCAGTAAATGGAGGATGCGTCACAGCAATATAACTGTGTCAAACTTTGCTCTtggtattaaaaatattgcattatCTTTTCACCATGGTGGTAGCTATGAAATCAGTCAAACTCAATCCACATTTCAGTAGGTAATAGTAAATGATAATGGAATTCTGGAGATATTGATGGTTACcttacataatttattttacttcccCCTGTCCAAGTAATATGAACAGAAATAACTAGATATCATTATTTCAGTGCAACCATTTGTGTCAGCCAGTGCTGAGAAACATCTCCCCCCATAAACCTGTAGCTCCTAGCAAtacatttttgaagaaatatttcaacacATCCACTTCCTTACCTGGCATTTTGAGTGCCGGACAGACAGGTAACCTTGGAAGTACAAAGGCAGACCGGTGATGCTCTGCCTCACCTGGAAGATCCGCCGGGGGGCTGGCTGAGGAATTTCCTCAGGGTGTTCTCTAATGCCTCTCAGCATCCTTTGGGTTGCTgtgctctcccccccccccccgccactccCGTTGTTCTCAGTCTGCTCTGTATCAGCCTCAGCCAGGAAACTCACCCTGgtgagaggggggaaaaagcagcacCTCAAAGAGGAAGTCTGTGTTCTTGCTTTTAGGTCAGCACACACCAACGACTCTTTGTGTGGTGTATGATCATGGGGTGAACCAGACTGAATGGATTAAAAGGATCTTTTCCTTTACAGTGCGCTCCTTGGGTTTGCTCAAGGGGAGACATTCAAAAGATGAGCATGCTGGTACAAAAGTGCATCATTACTGTGATGGGTGTCACCTGGAGGTCTTGGTGGAAAAGCCTGCTTTTTATGGCATACAGCACTGGACTTTTCATGGGCTGCTGCCAGGGAGGAGATTGATTGCTTTTAGCTGCctctgaaataatatttaaatttttcattgGGAATGTGGATTAACGTTGAGACTATCAGAGTTGAACTTTCTTTAGCAAATGGCTAGGGGCATTACAGGACTCTAAAAggaatattgaaaataaatctgctATGATTGTTTATAACTGGCAAGGATAAATCAACTTCGCAATGtgcatcctttattggatgcagaggggaacattgccaccaaagatgaggaaaaggctgagatacttaatgccttctttgcctcagtctttaatagtgagaccagttatcctcagggtactcagccccctgagctggaagacagggatggagagcagaatataccccccataattcaggaggaaatagttaatGACCTGCTATGCTGCCTGGACATTCACAAATTTATAGGACCAGAGGGGATCCATCtaagagtactgagggagctggtggaggagcttgccaagccactcttcatcatttatcagcaatcctggtcaacaggggaggtcccagatgactggaggcttgccaatgtgacatccatttacaagaagggttggagggaggatccggggaactacaggcctgtcagcctgacctcggtacccagGAAGATTACGGAGCAGTTCATCTTGAGTGcgctcacatggcatgtgcaggacaaccaggggatcaggcccagccagcatgggttcatgaaaggcaggtcctggttgaccaacctgatctcctcctatgaccaggtgacctgcctagtggatgagggaaaggctgtggatgttgtctacctggacttcagtaaggcctttgacaccatctctcatggcatactccttgagaagctggtggctcAAGGCTTAGACAAGTGTgttcttcactgggtaaaaaactggctggctggatgaccccagagggttgtggtgaatggagtcAAATCCAGCTGGCAGTGGGTCACAAGttgtgttccccagggctcagtattggagccagttctgtttaatatctttattaatgatctggacgaggggattgagtgcaccctcagtaagtttgctgatgacaccaagttgggcgggaatgttgatctgctcgagggtaggaaggctctacagagggatctggacaggctggatcgacCAGCtaaggccaattgtatgagattcaacaaggctcagtgctgggtcctgcacttcagtcaaAACAACCCgatgcagcgctacaggcttggggaagagtggatggaaagctgcccagcagagaaagacctgggggtgctggctgacagccggctgaatatgagccagcagtgcgcccaggtggccaagaaggccaacggcatcctggcctgtatcagaaatagtgtggccagcaggagcagagaagtgattgtccccctgtacttggcactggtgaggccgcacctcgagtcctgtgttcagttttgggcccctcactacaggaaagacattgaggtgctggagtgtgtccagagaagggcaacgaagaTGGTGAAggacctggagcacaagtcttatgaggagcggctgagggagctggagTTGTTTAGTCtagggaagaggaggctgaggggagaccttatggctgtctacaactacctgaaaggaggttgtagtgaggtgggtgctggtctcttctgtcaggtggctggagataggatgagaggaaatgacctcaagttgtggcaggggaggtttaaattggatattaggaaaaatttctttactgaaagtgttgtcaggcattggaacaggctgcccagggaagtggttgagtcaccatccctggaggtgttcaaaaagcgcatagacagggcacttcaggacatggtttattGGGcatggttgacagttggactcaatgaccttgaagatcttttccaacctaaacgatcCTATGTAGGAGGATGACTTTCATTGTGAAAGAGCTAATATACCAAAGCCTTTAAAGAAATTGTGAAGGGAAGTGGTAGTTCAGGAATGAAGTGTTGGTCCTGATGAAATGAGGGGTGAAACTCCCATCAATTTCACAGAACCATGATGTTTAACTTAGTTGCTGGCCTTCCCCTTAGCGGTCAGAAAGAATAGGGATGACAAGACTTGGTGTTTCAATGGTGGTGGCTACTAAATGCAAAGcaaacatcatttaaaaaaaaaaaaaaggcttgttttTCGTTGAACATCTTTatggccttttctgtttctcagctgtGTGTTGGTGTAAGACGACTACATAATTAGCTGGTAAGGTGATCTATGATAGATCAGA is a genomic window containing:
- the STAP1 gene encoding signal-transducing adaptor protein 1; the encoded protein is MLRGIREHPEEIPQPAPRRIFQVRQSITGLPLYFQGYLSVRHSKCQEFRVYWTELRGTMLFLYDDKKAPTYSQKLDISTLASATNVYPDENGSGQFILMLSNEEVELKANDCECGKEWKGFILTVTKLSVPPDESLLPGQLTRMHEVLEKEKKRRIMLNNHSSASLNSKSPPSSTLNTMPACFYAVSWQEAKEMLEKNPSCGNLILRPSSDSKNYAITIRHELDAPHLKHYKVMSTGTSYIVQLERPVTLPSLQDVIDYFVTQTRGKLKPFVRQTRTAEDPVF